The Manihot esculenta cultivar AM560-2 chromosome 1, M.esculenta_v8, whole genome shotgun sequence genome has a window encoding:
- the LOC110631211 gene encoding polygalacturonase, protein MAHAVNPSFHVVLILFISLASSFATGAVQYNVRSYGAKPDGKTDSTKAFLAAWTQACASTKSVTIYAPKGRFLLSKLAFQGPCKNNATVLRIDGSLVAPSDYSVIGSSQNWISFEHVNGVKVSGGILDGQGTGLWSCKASGKSCPDGATSLGFANSKNIVISGLTSLNSQKIHILIDSCQNVKVQGVKIMASGKSPNTDGIHVQASTSVTILNSKIGTGDDCVSISPGTSNMWVQNVACGPGHGISIGSLGKSLQEGGVQNVTVTQTIFTGTSNGVRIKTWGRPSNGFAKNIIFEHLIMNNVQNPIVIDQNYCPGHNNCPSQDSGVKISNVTYLDIHGSSGTKIAVKFDCSKKYPCNGIELKDINLTYKNQPAEASCNNSSGACLQRESDKSLVLGFTGV, encoded by the exons ATGGCACATGCAGTAAACCCCAGTTTCCACGTAGTACTCATTCTCTTCATTTCCCTTGCTTCATCTTTCGCAACGGGAGCTGTTCAATATAATGTGCGAAGCTATGGAGCCAAGCCTGACGGCAAAACAGATTCAACCAAGGCCTTTCTAGCCGCTTGGACACAAGCTTGTGCCTCTACAAAATCAGTCACCATCTACGCTCCTAAGGGAAGGTTCCTTCTAAGTAAACTTGCATTCCAGGGTCCTTGCAAAAACAATGCTACTGTTTTGCGTATAGATGGTAGCCTTGTGGCTCCTTCAGATTACAGTGTCATAGGAAGTTCTCAGAATTGGATAAGCTTTGAACATGTTAATGGGGTTAAGGTTTCTGGTGGTATTCTTGATGGACAAGGCACTGGATTGTGGTCTTGCAAGGCCTCCGGCAAGAGTTGCCCGGACGGTGCAACG TCACTTGGATTTGCAAATTCAAAAAACATTGTGATAAGCGGATTGACGTCGCTGAATAGCCAAAAGATTCACATTCTCATCGATTCATGCCAAAACGTCAAAGTGCAAGGAGTGAAAATCATGGCCTCCGGGAAGAGCCCTAACACCGATGGGATTCACGTTCAAGCATCCACTAGTGTCACCATCTTGAATTCTAAGATTGGCACAGGGGATGATTGTGTATCAATTTCCCCTGGCACCAGTAATATGTGGGTTCAGAATGTTGCCTGTGGACCTGGCCATGGAATAAG CATTGGGAGTTTAGGCAAGTCCCTTCAAGAAGGTGGAGTTCAAAATGTGACAGTCACACAAACTATATTTACTGGTACCAGCAATGGAGTTAGAATTAAGACATGGGGGAGACCTAGTAACGGATTTGCTAAGAACATTATTTTCGAACATCTTATCATGAATAATGTTCAAAATCCTATTGTGATCGATCAAAATTACTGCCCTGGCCATAACAACTGCCCTAGCCAG GATTCTGGAGTAAAAATTAGTAATGTGACTTATTTAGACATTCATGGATCATCAGGGACAAAAATTGCAGTAAAATTTGATTGCAGTAAGAAGTACCCATGTAATGGAATTGAATTAAAGGATATAAATCTCACTTACAAGAACCAACCAGCTGAAGCATCATGCAATAATAGCAGTGGAGCCTGTCTGCAGAGGGAAAGTGACAAAAGTCTTGTGTTAGGCTTTACTGGAGTATAG
- the LOC110630006 gene encoding polygalacturonase: MAHAANPSFHVLLLFISLASSLSMGAVQYNVRSYGAKPDGKTDSTKAFLAAWTQACASTKSATIYVPKGRFLLSRVAFQGPCKNNATFLRIDGSLVAPSDYRVIGSSQNWIIFEHVNGVKVSGGVIDGRGTGLWSCKNSGKTCPDGATSLEFTNSNNIVISRLTSLNSQKFHIVINECQNVKVQGMKIIASGESPNTDGIHVQASTGVTILNSKIGTGDDCVSIGPGTTNMGIQNVACGPGHGISIGSLGKDVQENGVQNVTVTGATFTGTENGVRIKTWGRPSNGFARNIVFQHLVMNNVQNPMVIDQNYCPSHSDCPGQVSGVKISDVSYLDIHGSSASEIAVKFDCSKKYPCSGIKLLGINLTYKNQPVQASCNNTNGACL; this comes from the exons ATGGCACATGCAGCAAACCCTAGTTTCCACGTACTACTTCTCTTCATTTCTCTTGCCTCATCTTTATCAATGGGAGCTGTTCAATATAATGTGCGAAGCTATGGAGCCAAGCCTGACGGCAAAACAGATTCAACCAAGGCGTTTCTAGCAGCTTGGACCCAAGCTTGTGCCTCTACAAAATCAGCCACCATCTACGTTCCTAAGGGAAGGTTCCTTCTAAGTAGAGTTGCATTCCAGGGCCCATGCAAAAACAATGCTACTTTTTTGCGTATAGATGGTAGCCTTGTGGCTCCTTCAGATTACAGAGTTATAGGAAGTTCTCAGAACTGGATAATCTTTGAACATGTTAATGGGGTTAAGGTTTCTGGTGGTGTTATTGATGGACGAGGCACTGGCTTGTGGTCTTGCAAGAACTCTGGCAAGACTTGCCCTGATGGTGCAACG TCACTTGAATTCACAAATTCAAACAACATTGTAATAAGCCGATTGACGTCACTGAATAGCCAAAAGTTTCACATTGTCATCAACGAATGCCAAAACGTCAAAGTGCAAGGGATGAAAATCATCGCCTCCGGGGAAAGCCCTAACACCGATGGGATTCATGTTCAAGCATCAACAGGTGTCACCATCCTCAACTCTAAGATTGGCACAGGAGATGATTGTGTATCAATTGGCCCCGGCACCACTAATATGGGGATTCAAAATGTTGCCTGTGGACCTGGCCATGGAATCAG CATTGGAAGTTTAGGTAAGGACGTTCAAGAAAATGGAGTTCAAAATGTGACAGTCACAGGAGCTACATTTACTGGTACTGAAAATGGAGTGAGAATCAAGACATGGGGGAGACCTAGTAATGGTTTTGCCAGAAATATTGTTTTCCAGCATCTTGTCATGAATAATGTTCAAAATCCCATGGTGATCGATCAAAATTATTGCCCTAGCCACAGTGATTGCCCTGGCCAG GTTTCTGGAGTAAAAATTAGTGATGTGAGCTACCTTGACATCCATGGATCATCGGCATCAGAAATTGCAGTAAAATTTGATTGCAGTAAGAAATACCCATGCAGTGGAATTAAATTACTGGGTATAAATCTCACTTACAAGAACCAACCAGTTCAAGCATCATGCAATAACACTAATGGAGCCTGTCTGTAG